One region of Salvia miltiorrhiza cultivar Shanhuang (shh) chromosome 3, IMPLAD_Smil_shh, whole genome shotgun sequence genomic DNA includes:
- the LOC131018371 gene encoding late blight resistance protein R1-A-like: MGGLLERLEQTKECWESIKRSLNSGVKLENNDHCLKILKLSYNHMPIHLKPCFLYMGVFEEDSVIRVSIVVKLWVSEGFLNPISGKSLETVARECLKELVDRNLIILVHELGYSRHHHIFCGASCSQLTGSMKYCKIHDSLRDLCLREAENERFYHVVGRHSPRATCSQRRLVVIPRGTSKEKVRNAMKSTPHARSYISDHERVRGLSNLRLLRTLKAYEKVGYGIFGGHKHSVGEMFELVNLRLLVVKADRCPKLPSSMSLLWSLHTLIVYYKGSDVNAPVEIWKMPQLRHVYLGLSDKMTFTALRLPDPPSDSSVVVMENLQTLKCVRNFKCDEETVRRIPNIKKLGLIYDKDERIEPRSVCNIECLQKLESFSCNCGERDDILQQLTFPHSLRSLTLTLNGGGSVDDVLEKVSILPLLQKLKLEFGRFRTGEWATVEGQFPSLKSLSLLGCWNLIYWMMESSHFPCLEHLHLSWMLGLKEIPAEVGEIPTLKSVSLAYCKESLVKSAKRMVEEQEELQGQVSFKVDVMLEKKSAGLQSLADPNFQVTIY; this comes from the coding sequence ATGGGAGGTCTTTTGGAAAGACTTGAACAAACAAAAGAATGTTGGGAATCTATCAAGAGAAGCTTAAATTCAGGAGTGAAATTAGAGAACAATGATCATTGCTTGAAAATACTGAAATTGAGCTACAACCATATGCCGATTCATCTAAAGCCGTGCTTTCTATATATGGGAGTGTTTGAGGAAGATAGTGTAATTCGAGTCTCTATAGTGGTGAAGCTATGGGTTTCTGAAGGATTTTTGAATCCGATAAGCGGCAAGAGTTTGGAAACAGTTGCAAGAGAGTGCTTAAAGGAACTAGTTGATAGAAATCTAATTATTCTAGTTCATGAGTTGGGGTACTCAAGGCATCATCATATATTTTGCGGTGCTTCATGCTCCCAGTTAACTGGGAGCATGAAGTACTGCAAAATACATGATTCTTTGAGAGACCTATGCTTGAGAGAAGCTGAAAATGAGAGGTTTTATCATGTGGTTGGGAGACATAGCCCCCGAGCCACATGTAGCCAACGCCGCCTCGTAGTTATTCCAAGAGGCACTTCAAAGGAGAAAGTCCGCAATGCCATGAAATCCACACCACATGCCCGTTCCTATATAAGTGATCATGAAAGAGTTCGAGGGTTGTCCAATTTAAGATTGTTGAGAACATTGAAAGCATACGAAAAGGTTGGTTATGGAATATTTGGAGGACACAAGCATTCCGTAGGAGAAATGTTTGAGTTAGTTAATTTGCGGCTTCTTGTTGTTAAAGCTGATCGATGCCCCAAACTTCCTTCTTCAATGAGCCTCTTGTGGAGTCTACATACTTTAATTGTTTATTACAAAGGATCAGACGTAAATGCACCGGTTGAAATTTGGAAGATGCCTCAACTTAGGCATGTTTATTTGGGGTTGTCTGACAAAATGACGTTCACAGCGTTGCGTCTCCCGGATCCTCCCAGCGACAGCAGCGTTGTGGTCATGGAGAATCTACAGACGCTCAAATGTGTGAGGAATTTCAAGTGTGATGAGGAGACGGTTCGTAGAATTCCCAATATCAAGAAATTGGGACTAATATATGACAAGGATGAGAGGATTGAGCCGCGCAGTGTCTGCAACATCGAATGTCTGCAAAAGCTAGAATCTTTTAGCTGCAATTGTGGTGAAAGGGATGATATATTGCAGCAGCTTACCTTTCCACACTCTCTTAGGAGTCTGACTCTGACTCTAAATGGTGGTGGTAGCGTGGATGATGTATTGGAAAAGGTAAGTATATTACCCCTTCTTCAGAAGCTCAAATTGGAATTTGGAAGGTTCAGAACGGGCGAATGGGCAACAGTTGAAGGCCAGTTCCCCAGTCTCAAATCATTGTCACTGTTGGGGTGTTGGAATTTAATATATTGGATGATGGAGAGCTCCCACTTCCCATGCCTCGAGCACCTTCATCTTTCATGGATGCTGGGCTTGAAGGAGATTCCTGCAGAAGTTGGTGAGATTCCGACGCTGAAATCCGTGAGCTTGGCTTATTGCAAAGAATCATTGGTGAAGAGTGCGAAGAGAATGGTGGAGGAACAAGAGGAGTTACAAGGACAAGTATCCTTTAAAGTTGATGTTATGCTCGAGAAGAAGAGCGCAGGGCTGCAAAGCTTGGCAGATCCCAACTTTCAAGTGACTATTTATTGA
- the LOC131018370 gene encoding uncharacterized protein LOC131018370 → MDGSSGYNQICRSPEDEELTAFRTPKGIYCYKVMPFGLKNAGATYQRAMQKIFDDILHKNIECYVDEVVVKSRRRSDHLQDLRMVFERLRKYQLKMNPLKCAFGVKSGKFLGFIVRHQGIEIEQAKIDAILKMPEPRNIHDLKSLQGKLAYLRRFISNLAGRCQPFSRIMKKGIPFEWNESCSTAFNSIKAYLMKPPVLAAPVAGRPLILYIAAQERSMGALLAQDNESGKENALYYLSRTMTPNELNYSPIEKLCLALIFSIQKLKHYFQAHTVRLISKANPLKYVMSRPVLSDRLARWYLQLQQFEIVYVPQKAVKGQVLADFLADHPIPAEWELTDDLPDEDALVIEISPPWTMYIDGASHQDEAGAGVVFVSPERQVLPYSFTLTKNCSNNVAEYQALILGLEMAMDAKQLHLKVYGDSKLVVNQILGLYEVKKPDLLPYVKYAQKLIGQLGDVELEHVPKSENKQADALAKLASTIAMVGGEVAIPVCESWVIPPVFEDEDSEENETNAVEVFEIEEEEDWRQLLVDYLKYDKLPSDPRRRVDIRRRATRFIFFKGTLYRRSFDGVFLRCLSNEEAVKAMEEAHSGVCGAHQSGPKLHFRIKRMGYYWPTMVKDCLDYAQRCQACQFHANLIHQPPEPLHPTVASWPFDAWGMDVVGPLTKSSGGHLYILAATDYFSKWAEALPLKEVKKETVADFIKTHIIYRYGVPRYIITDNGTPFSNTLINKLCEKFRFKQRKSSMYNAPANGLAEAFNKTLCNLLKKVVAKTKRDWHERIGEALWAYRTTHRTPTQATPYSLVYGVEAVIPLEQQIPSLRIAIQEGLTEEENARLRLEELEALDERRLEAQQRLECYQARLSKAFNKKVRPRSFQVGDLVLAVRRPIIMTHRVGNKFVSRWDGPYVVKEVYTNGAYKLLSEDNVRVGPINGKFLKRYYP, encoded by the coding sequence ATGGATGGATCATCAGGCTATAATCAAATTTGCAGGTCGCCAGAAGATGAAGAATTAACGGCGTTCCGCACTCCCAAAGGAATTTATTGCTACAAAGTTATGCCGTTTGGACTGAAAAATGCCGGAGCCACATACCAAAGAGCCATGCAGAAGatctttgatgatatcctccaCAAAAATATTGAGTGCTATGTGGATGAAGTGGTAGTAAAGTCTAGAAGACGAAGCGACCATCTGCAGGATCTGAGAATGGTCTTTGAACGATTGAGGAAATATCAACTCAAGATGAATCCCTTAAAGTGCGCATTTGGAGTGAAGTCTGGAAAATTTCTTGGTTTCATCGTCCGCCACCAAGGCATAGAGATTGAGCAAGCAAAGATCGATGCGATATTGAAAATGCCCGAACCGCGAAACATCCATGACTTGAAAAGTCTTCAAGGAAAGTTGGCGTACTTGCGAAGGTTCATCTCAAATCTAGCCGGGCGATGTCAACCATTCAGTCGAATCATGAAGAAAGGCATACCTTTTGAGTGGAATGAGTCATGCAGCACTGCTTTCAATAGCATCAAAGCGTACTTGATGAAGCCTCCTGTTTTGGCCGCACCTGTAGCAGGACGTCCTTTAATCCTGTATATCGCTGCTCAAGAACGCTCCATGGGTGCACTACTCGCACAAGACAATGAAAGCGGGAAAGAAAATGCTTTGTACTACTTAAGTAGGACGATGACACCAAATGAGTTGAACTATTCGCCAATTGAGAAGTTATGTTTGGCTTTGATATTCTCCATCCAAAAACTTAAACATTACTTCCAAGCTCATACGGTGCGGCTCATCTCCAAAGCAAACCCGTTAAAGTATGTCATGTCGAGACCAGTCTTGTCCGATAGGCTTGCAAGATGGTATCTCCAGCTGCAACAATTTGAAATTGTCTACGTCCCTCAAAAAGCGGTAAAGGGGCAAGTATTGGCTGACTTTTTGGCAGATCATCCAATCCCCGCCGAATGGGAATTAACTGACGATCTCCCAGATGAAGATGCACTTGTAATTGAAATCTCCCCACCTTGGACAATGTACATTGATGGAGCATCCCATCAGGATGAAGCTGGTGCAGGAGTTGTGTTCGTGTCACCAGAAAGACAAGTGTTGCCATATTCTTTCACATTGACCAAAAATTGTTCAAACAATGTAGCAGAATATCAAGCGCTCATCCTTGGTTTGGAAATGGCAATGGATGCAAAGCAGCTACACTTGAAAGTTTATGGAGACTCCAAATTGGTAGTGAATCAAATCCTTGGATTATATGAAGTCAAGAAACCGGATCTGCTCCCATATGTCAAATATGCCCAAAAGCTCATTGGACAATTGGGGGACGTCGAACTTGAGCATGTTCCGAAAAGTGAGAATAAACAAGCTGACGCATTGGCAAAACTTGCCTCTACAATAGCCATGGTTGGAGGAGAAGTTGCTATACCAGTTTGCGAAAGTTGGGTCATACCACCTGTCTTCGAAGATGAGGATTCTGAAGAAAATGAAACCAACGCTGTTGAAGTCTTCGagatagaagaagaagaagattggcGCCAATTGTTGGTAGATTACCTGAAATACGACAAGTTGCCAAGTGATCCGCGTAGAAGAGTTGATATTCGGCGACGCGCCACTCGTTTCATATTCTTTAAAGGAACACTTTATAGGAGGTCTTTTGATGGAGTCTTCCTAAGGTGCTTAAGCAATGAAGAAGCTGTCAAAGCTATGGAAGAAGCGCATTCTGGTGTCTGTGGAGCTCACCAATCAGGACCTAAGCTACACTTTCGAATAAAAAGAATGGGTTACTATTGGCCAACTATGGTGAAAGACTGTTTGGATTATGCGCAAAGATGTCAAGCTTGTCAATTCCATGCAAATCTTATCCATCAGCCACCCGAGCCACTACATCCCACAGTCGCGTCTTGGCCTTTTGATGCTTGGGGCATGGATGTTGTTGGCCCGTTGACAAAATCATCAGGGGGACACTTATACATTTTAGCTGCGACTGATTACTTCTCTAAGTGGGCTGAAGCACTACCCCTAAAAGAAGTAAAGAAAGAAACTGTTGCTGATTTCATCAAGACCCACATCATCTATCGCTATGGAGTTCCCCGATATATCATTACCGATAATGGAACGCCTTTCAGCAATACGTTGATAAATAAACTTTGTGAGAAATTTAGGTTCAAGCAGCGAAAGTCATCCATGTATAATGCGCCTGCCAACGGATTAGCGGAAGCTTTCAACAAAACCTTGTGCAACTTGTTGAAGAAGGTGGTTGCGAAGACAAAGCGCGATTGGCACGAAAGGATTGGAGAAGCATTATGGGCGTACAGAACAACTCATAGGACCCCAACACAAGCTACTCCTTATTCTTTAGTCTATGGTGTGGAAGCTGTTATTCCCCTCGAGCAGCAGATCCCCTCGCTAAGGATTGCCATACAAGAAGGCTTGACCGAAGAAGAAAATGCTCGTCTGCGCTTGGAAGAGTTAGAAGCATTGGATGAGAGGAGATTGGAAGCTCAACAAAGATTGGAGTGCTATCAAGCTCGATTGTCAAAGGCTTTCAACAAGAAGGTACGACCGCGCTCTTTCCAAGTTGGAGATTTGGTGCTTGCAGTGAGAAGGCCAATTATCATGACTCATCGTGTTGGAAACAAATTTGTATCAAGATGGGATGGCCCATATGTCGTCAAAGAAGTCTACACCAACGGGGCATATAAGCTACTTTCGGAAGACAATGTGAGAGTTGGGCCCATAAATGGAAAGTTCTTGAAGCGCTACTAtccctga